The DNA region GAGTTCGTGCTGTCTTTCACCAGGCAGCTGTTGGCTCCTGGATATCAAGAAATATGGTACACTCCAGATGGAGCCCGCAAGTCGTCGTCTCCTGCCAGCACCGTAAGTCTATGGGACAGTTTGATGTtctcaaactgcagcagggaGTTATAAATGATCATAGAAGAGAAATAAATATCAGTGCTGTTGGATAACAGGCAGGAAATAACAGCCAGGACATAAAAGACTACATTTCTTTCTGGTTTATCTGCTTGAATGACAGTCTCTCTTATTGCTGCACCACCCTGCTTCCCTACATGGAGAGACGTGTGTTAAGCGttaattgtttttgtcttccaggGACACTGTTTCTACCATGGGGAGGTTCTGGGCATGGAGGGCTCAAGTGTTGCTGTAAGCACATGCTCAGGGCTCAGGTATGTGAAACTTCACCCCAGGCTGTAGTCATAAAGTTTTTCTAATATTTAGAGTTGGTCCCAGTGGTGTGGGACATTTCTTAGAATTCTAAGAGGTCTCCCACCAGACTAAATCCgtctaaaaacaaaaactcaaaacaaatTCATGGAGacaagagggggaggaggactTTTCTGTAGTTTTCTGCAAAGGTGTAAATAGCTGCAAGAGAAAAGTTCTCCCAGTGCTCAGAAGCAGGGACCTGTGCTGCAGATTACAGCATATTGTGTAGGGATGATGTTTGTGATTGATCTTATTAACGTAATCGTTTGCTCACTGAATTAAATTATTAACTCCGTTAAGGTTTAGTTTACGgcatcagtttgtttgttttccagctgacgTGCATTTTGCATGTAGAGCCAAGAGAAGTGAGAGTGAATGCATGCAAAGcagtttcctctgttgtttcctctgttgtttcctgtcatttctaGAATGCCCACCAACATGACATGAATACATAATGTCTGAATGTAATCCAGTtattcaaatgcaaatgcattaaGACTTGTTTGCACAAGCAGCATGTGTTGTGCCAGTATCAGAAAATCACAcattaaatgctaaaatgctaaaacatttgtcctgAATCCTAACATGGCATCCTGAGATTTCACAATGAACTGgtgacagtgttaaaataagGCGAAGTTGAGAGCTCTCCAAGAAGATCCTGATGCTGTAGATGAAAAGAAGTTCCAACGAGAGCCTGTTTATCCTGTGATCAAACCATGGCTGAAGAGATGATGTGAGAGGAAACAGTTGTGTGTAGTGTCTTGTGCAGTCCAGTAGGTTAGTAGGTCATTGGCTCCAGAGTTGGTTCATTGAGTACAGCTCAGTATGGAGATGTTTTCTCCTGGTGTGGAGCCAGGGCAGCTGATCCTTCCTGCTAGAAacactgagggaggagagaccggcaacagaggaggagctggcaaGCACTGACAGAAATCATAgccatatgtgtgtttttgtgggttCAATGCTCTGCATCTGGGGGATGAGTGAATCTGCTAATGTAGATTCTCTGGggaaatgcaaacacagcatAGAGGGACACTGACATGTGGGCGTCTGACCTCTCCAGATGTTTTCTACAGCTGCTTGACCTGCCGCTGCGTGCATCCTCCTGTGTTTGAGTATAGACGCCTGCGCTCATGAGTGGTTTCATGAAGAAGCCGGAGGATTGTGTATCGCTCTGTCTCTCCCAGCTGATCTTCATTtataaacagcaataaatcaCCTGAGACACGTTCCTGTGCTCCACCCAACTGTTAAACCGCCACagccaaattaaaaaaaaaaaaatccagatcTGATGTGCAACCATATGGTTTTATGCATGTTTCAGTTTGACAGTGTAATTCAGGAAATTACTTTTAATCTGATCTTTTAAGGTTTAATAGGGCCATTTTTTTATTCACAATATTTGcaataaagacaataatttCCACAGTATGCCACAGCGTGCCGATAGACAGACAGCAATATTACTGATCCACATTGATTTCCTCAGGCTGTGACTGGATGGAACCATCAGCAGTGTCTTGTTTCCCCAGGGGACTGATTTCTCTGAACGCAAGCGTCAGCTACCTGATAGAGCCTCTTCCTGCTTCCTCGGATGCACAGCAGCACGCTGTGTTCAGAGCCGAGAGTCTCCATCTACCCGGAGGTAGCTGCCtgcatcaccatggcaacagggaACATGAGGAGGGGCTTAATGACTTCATCCATGGAATGATGTCACCACGGCGTTTGAGGAGGGTGAGTTCTGACAGGACGGACAATGATCAACCACCTGAGGTCCTTTGCAAGTttaacacaaagcagcagtgtcACCACATGTTCTGTGTTAAACTGTTCTGTCTCCATTTTCAGGAAAAAAGGGACCTGAATCAGAATATGAAGTATGTGGAGCTGCTGATAGTGGCAGACAAGGCTGAGGTGAGGACACAGCTGTAGATGTGGTCATATTTGGTCACATTTCAACCAGGAACCATCAAACGAGGGAGTACAGGATGTGGCTTTCGATGTGAAATCAGTGACTTAGGCAGAATTAAGTATCATGAGATCATTGGAACCCAGCATCACTTTTATTAATAGTCTGTTATGATCTTGTCCAGAGATGTGCAGCTTAGGTTAAGTGGCGATTCTAAATTAcctgtaggtgtgaatgtgatcgtgaatgtgtgtctctgtgtgcctgtgattggctggagacatgtccagggtgtacccctcCTCTGAACCACCATCATCTGGGATCAGCTCCAGCCCCTGTGCAACCCTCAAGGAGGGTACGgctaatggatggatggatggatggatggatggatggatggatggatggatggatggatggatggatgttaagAACTATTTTTATATGCAGTATAAATACTGCATTTCTACTTGACACTGTATTGTAATACACAAAATATAGAAAACACCCTCAGCAGATTGCACCCACCACTCTATTTAAAGCTAGCCACATCCTGTTTGTCATCTGAGGTGTTTAATCCCCCTTTGATGTGTGGGAAGATGTAAGAAGAagtatggctgtgtgtgtctgggtgtgtctATACAAATGTGGTCTATGTTGTTTGCAGTTTGACAAACATGGGAGTAGTCTCGAGAAGACCAAACTGAAGTTACTGGAAGCAGCCAACCTGGTTGACAAGGTAAGATCTGATGCGAAGTGTGAAAACCACAAACAGTCACTCTTTACACAGCTTTATAATACCTATCATTAGTCGTGACAAGTCAGATTCAATGTCTGGCACTTTTCCTGTCTACTCAGTACTACAAGGCTCTGAGCATCCGTGTGGCCCTAATCGGTCTGGAGGTGTGGTCCAGCCAGGATATGAGCAGCGTTTCAGACAACCCTCACGCCACTCTGGCGGCCTTCTTGTCCTGGAGACGCAAACAGCTCAGCGTGCTCCCCAACGACAACGCTCAGCTCATCACGTCAgtcactctctccctcatcttccACTAGTCCTCCCATTTGTCACTCTTCACTCTCTCACCCAGCTAGTATCCCCCCACTTCCTCTAAGCCTCCCGTCCCTTGGGGTAGATCTCTCAGTTGATTTTATCATCATCGTGTGAGACGATAGCTGTCACCAGTTGTATCCCAGTGGACCATTGTCCAGCTGGAACTAATCACCAGTGGCATGTTGTGTCTCTAGGGGGAGGGCTTTCCAGGGCACCACCATCGGGCTGGCACCTCTTAAAGCCATGTGCTCTGACTACCAGTCTGGTGGAGTGAACACGGTGAGAGACAAGAGTCTACAGAAACATTTGTCCTCTGCACGCAACTCAAATGcacatatatttttttcttttacaaccAAAAAAATATGATCCAATCTGCTGATCTTTAAGTTCTCGTTGACTCTTTCTTCGACCAGGACCACTCAGAGTCAGCTGTGGGTGTCGCTGCCACCATGGCACATGAGATGGGTCACAACTTCGGTATGAGCCATGACAGCACAGGATGCTGTCAGGCGAGGGCCGAAGACGGGGGCTGCATCATGGCTGCTGCTACTGGGTACGACAAATGACCAATGACCAATGACCAATCAAAGTACAGTTGTTAAGCAAACagggaagagagaaacaggattTGAAAGATGACAGTTCTTACTCACCGTACTTGTGCTTCTTCCTCGCCATGGCCCAGGCATCCATTTCCACGCGTGTTTAATGATTGTAATCAGAAGGAGCTGAAGAGCTACCTAAGCTCTGGAGGCGGGAAGTGTCTCTTCAACATGCCAAACACCAGAGCCATGTATGGAGGGCAGCGCTGCGGCAATGGTTACCTGGAGGATGGAGAAGAATGTgactgtggagaggaggaggtcagtgTGTCTCTGGAATGTTGCCGTATATATTTTCCCCGTGTCTTTTTGCTGCCTGGACTCACGACTCTGCTCTCCGCTACACTGTTTGTGCAGGAGTGCACCAGTCCTTGCTGTAATGCCAACAACTGCACTCTGAAAGCTGGCGCAGAGTGTGCCCACGGTGTCTGCTGCCATAACTGCAAGGTAGTAACATCTAAACACATGAATCCTCCCATGAATGACGTGTCCCCGGGCTGATTCTTACTATCAAATGAGCACTTTAATAATCAGCATTTTGATTATACCCCTACAGTTAATTCTTTATTCCTGTCTCTTGCCATGTCTTCATCTGGGTTTGTCCCGGTTCTGTCTTAaacttcccttcctcctcttcatctctctctgtctagtTGAAGAGCCCAGGTGTGCTGTGTCGTGCTCCCTCAGGGTCATGTGACCTGCCGGAGTACTGCGATGGGAAGGCAGAGTCTTGTCCAGCTAATTTCTACCTAGTGGATGGAACAGCGTGTGCAAGCGGGCAGGCCTACTGTTACACCGGCATGTGTCTGACCCTGGAGCAGCAGTGTCGGTCTCTCTGGGGACGAGGTGCGTAAACAGGATGTTTATAATCTATAAATTGTTCCAAAGGGGGTATATCCTCCATTCTGATCACATGGCAGCATATTTTATACATGCATATAGTCTCAGTTTCCTGTTTATTGGATAAAATTTCTACTTAATGGAATGATGCACCATGCCAACTACAGTCCAGACAGCATGTGACACCAACAAAAagtgtttatttgtatttactGTAGGTGGTCAAAGATTAAGTTAGATTTTTAATGTAATACTGGCACTGGATTGACATATATTTTGAGTTATGTATCCCGAATGTAAGCATTAAATGTCAATCATCATAGTGTatctttaaagctgcttcaCATCCAGCGCATGCTGAAGCAGAGATGCTGGATAGATGCAGAGTTGAGCCCTCAGTGGGACACAGGATTAGGGACTGTTATTGGACAGTGTCCATGTTCCCGTTGTGACGTTGCCTCCCTGGAGTCACTTTGTAGAACCGCAGGAGCCACCCAGAACAGTAAGGGATGCCAtctggtcttcatcaggtggtcacacaacacactgtgtgtgtgtgtgtgtgtgtgtgtgtgtgtgtgtgtgtgtgtgtgtgtgtgtgtgtgtgtgtgtgtgtgtgtgtgtgtgtgtgtgtgtgtgtgcagctatttgatttgtttctgtACATTTTCACCACAGATAGCCGTCCGGCCCCTGACCTGTGTTTTAAGAAGGTGAATGAAGCTGGGGACATGTACGGCAACTGTGGCAAAGATCTGTTTGGGAAGTACAAGAGCTGTAAGGACAGGTGAAGATCAAACCTTTGGGTTCATTGTCTCCCTCAGTTGAAGGAGGGTATCTACGTTCCCTCAGAATGACAAGTAAACATTTTTGCAGCCTATTTCTATCCATCTCAACACACTGATGatactttttattgtttctacCAGGGATGCTCAATGTGGGAAAATCCAGTGTTTAACTTCAGCCTCCAAGCCCATTGAGAACAACGCTGTTCGCATAGAAACCACTGTCAGTGTGGGCAACAAGAAGATCCAGTGTATGGGAACACATGTGTACAAGGCTGGGCAGGTGGATGAAGAGGCACAGGGCGACACTCTGGACCCAGGCCTGGTCATGACGGGGACCAAGTGTGGCGCTGACTCGGTGAGACTCACACATACTTGGAGATAGAAAGATCTCTTTTTGAGATGTCCGCATAAAATTCTACCATTTAAAGGAACCACTCGATTCTCTAACATCTCTTCCtcacacccctcctcctctcaacAGATTTGCTTTAATGGAGAATGCCGCAATGCATCTTTCCTCCAAGCTGATGAGTGCAATGCCAAGTGCCATGGACATGGGGTAAGTTTCTATGTGTGTGAGGAAGGATGCTGGGGAGATGGATTTGGCTGCTGGCCCACTGTTATGGAAAGATGGCAAACTTGGCAGTGGCGCAAGATATATTTAGATCTTTTACTTAATTAAAAGTGGCAATACggcaatgtaaaaatactgcagtacagGTAtaagtcattcattcaaaagCTTACTTAAGTAGAAATACAGAAGcatcatcagcaaaatgtacataaagGATGAAGAGTAGCAGTAGTCATTGTGCAGCAGCAtgatctctgtctctgctgaatCTTTATTTGCAAAGTAACTATGGCTGTGAGATGAAGGCCGTGCAgtaaacagtgttttctctgaaatACAGTGAAGTCACAGAAAATCAAGCAGTTCCTCTAAATTGAACAAAAGCACAGTGAGTTTAACTCACTCATTACAGGCCACCAAACTTTGAACTCATTATGTAGAATTATCTTGAAATACTTAGTCCTAACATGTCATTCACTCCTATATCTGCGTGTCAGTGTGATGGATATAAACATTTATGTTGTCATTTTAATGGGTGATATCATATGTTTTTTCACCAGCTGTGCAACAACAACCATAACTGCCACTGTGACACCGGCTGGGCTCCACCTCTGTGTGACCAGAGGGGGTCGGGGGGCAGCGTCGACAGTGGACCTGTCGTCAGCCACAGTGAGACAACTGGGCTTTTCATATATTGACCGttcaaaagatttttttgtaattgtacaattttctgactttttactgttttatattCCAACAGGCAATCTCCTTCCAGTCCTGCTGGTCCTCCCCCTGGTTCTCTTTGTGGTTCTTGCTGCTGTTGGATTGTGGTGCTGCTACAAACATAAACTCCAATCACTGAAAACCTCTGCTCCACCTCCAGTGCCTGAGTATGTAATTCCATGGTGTTCAATACTAATAATCTACATTTTAGTTAATAGCATTTTACCGGTGATGCCCTTTTGTTTTATGAATGTACAAATGATGGAAtgcttttgtatttgtgttttaacCCTCAGTTCAGTCCCAGCCGAGGGCAAGCAGCTGTATGCAGATGGTCATGTGAACGGTCACGCCAACCCAGCATTcttattaaaaaaacaggacTCAGACCACCTGGTAAAGAAGCACTGATGACCCCGACAGCTCTGtaattttttgttgtttttgaatgtTAAAATTAACCGCTTCACCTTGTCATGGCTGCTTTCTTCCACAGGGGAAATCCTCTCCTCGTTCAAGCCCATCTTGCCCACCTCGGTCCAGACATGCCATTGTGCGTCCGGCAGTGAAGCCTCCTCCTGTACCTGCGTATGCTGCAGGGCAGAACGAGCAGATGGCGCAGCTGCAGCCTGTGGCTGCTCCTCAGAGGCAACACTCTCCTCAGGCTTACACTCCAACTCTCCTTAAATCTGGGAAGAGACAAAACCAGcctcctccatcatcctcaGGTCCTCCAAGTTTACCTTCGCTGGACACCAAAACCCACTCGCCACATTCAGCAGTATCCAAACCCCGACCAGCCCCCCCAAGCAGACCTCCACCGCCTTGTCCTGTCAACAAGCTCTCAGTGGTGAATcatttttggatgtttttaagCGCATAGGCAAACTTTGCTGGAATAAGTTGAATGTCAAATGTTTGACTTGTCATTTTTTATGTAGGAACAGCAACAAATGAAAGGCCTGCAGGTTTCCACTAATgccctgcagagaggaaaagctgCTTTGGCTCTACCTGCTGGACAGAAAAAGCCAAGCAGGTAATTCATCTGGAAGCATTTTCTCATGTAAATCTATGAAAATCCATTGTTAACTTCTCTTTTCCTGCTTCTCTTAGAACCTAAGAGCTCAGGGGGATGTCGGACCACCACCTACATCCAACAATGGACTGTCTCAAACTTCTTTTTGAAAATTAGCTCTAGATAAAGAAAACGTGGCACTGTGGGGATATGCTGAATACTTGACAATGTGGATTGCATTGTATTTACATGGATGTGTACAGAGGGAAGAGGGCAGAATTACAGCAAATCATAGTACATATCACAATGAGTATATTTTAAGCCTTTAAGATTCAGGCTGAACCTGTGTTTTGTAAATTAGCCCTATGTGTCTGCTACAACAACTTGAAACAGCCACAGCTGTGAATTTATGAACTTTTTTTAGTCCCAAAAGTTAATGGAAATGTGAAATTGTTTTGTGGGTGCGACAGTGTTGAAACACTGTTCCAGGAGTATTTattcacaaagaaaaatgaatgtttacaATGTAGCCTCTGTACTAAAAATGGTGTCTCTTCAAGAGCATCAGCAGTAAAGGGATATCTTATATTAAGAAAAGATGCCAATGTTGAAGTGCTTATGCTTCTTATGTGTGAGTAAGACTGGGATTTTAACTGGACTAATGGGGACCAGTGAAGACCCTCATGCATGCTGTAAGTATATGTTTATGATGAGAGATACGTGTCTGATATGTTGCAGGAAATTATAGGGATTTTTCAGTTGTATTATTAGTTTTCTTAAATGATTTTATACTGTTGTGGTGTTGCACTATGAGCACTAGTATCAAATACTCACCCCTTGTATGCATTGAAGGTGGCTGTTAAAACATCCTTCCGCAACGTACCAACTAGTAAAAGTCACCTTTCAAGTCTACAGGAGGTGAGAATTTGATACCAATAAGATTTTGGGTGAAGTATCATTTTAAAGTGACCATTCGAACCCACGCTAAATTTTAATTCATCATCCTTTCACTGACGATCAGTGATGGAGTCCAGGGAAACATTTCAAATCATTTCAAATTACAAAGAAATATGTGTCACTTAAACATCTCAAAATTGCACCATAAGTTTGAATAATTTTGCACTTTTGTCCAAAGATGTTACTTAAACTGCTCACTTGGAGTTCCTTCATGACCAAAATGCTATAAACATCATCTTCTCTCTTTGAAGACTATGTTTTGTGACTGCAGGTTATGTAACAGTGATAACAGGCAGTGCTGTAAGGTACTGTTAAAAATCCTGGTCCATTTGACTGCTGGGGGGACAAAACTGGTTTTATCTGTAATATGGAAACACAGTCTGTCAGCTGCCATGTTTTATCAGACCTATGCAAACCTTGACACTTTGTCTTCAACTGGAACTCAAACAcgttgaaaaataaaaatatgatgtTATACATTTTAACTGGTTGTGTTTTGTGATGGCGTTCATAGGATTCAAGAGCAATGTATCATAATGAGTGAGTCACAGTGGATTTGTTGATATACTTCAGAGCTGCAGGCAGCAATTCTTGCACGCAGGTACATTGACTTGGGGTACTTCAGAGATGAGGTTTGCTTCACTTCTGTCACATTTTATGCAGCCAAAATTATCGCAGGAACGATCATTTatattttggccacttgggggcaaaGCTTTAACCa from Chaetodon trifascialis isolate fChaTrf1 chromosome 5, fChaTrf1.hap1, whole genome shotgun sequence includes:
- the adam19b gene encoding disintegrin and metalloproteinase domain-containing protein 19 isoform X1, with product MRPGARPPPLHAVQSSVCLCLTVVVLCVEAAVSEGGVYNGENKQASLRSILEHVQSYEITSPTWLHPHRRRRSANKEHPAEALVLISAEGRELRLHLEKNEQLLAPGYQEIWYTPDGARKSSSPASTGHCFYHGEVLGMEGSSVAVSTCSGLRGLISLNASVSYLIEPLPASSDAQQHAVFRAESLHLPGGSCLHHHGNREHEEGLNDFIHGMMSPRRLRREKRDLNQNMKYVELLIVADKAEFDKHGSSLEKTKLKLLEAANLVDKYYKALSIRVALIGLEVWSSQDMSSVSDNPHATLAAFLSWRRKQLSVLPNDNAQLITGRAFQGTTIGLAPLKAMCSDYQSGGVNTDHSESAVGVAATMAHEMGHNFGMSHDSTGCCQARAEDGGCIMAAATGHPFPRVFNDCNQKELKSYLSSGGGKCLFNMPNTRAMYGGQRCGNGYLEDGEECDCGEEEECTSPCCNANNCTLKAGAECAHGVCCHNCKLKSPGVLCRAPSGSCDLPEYCDGKAESCPANFYLVDGTACASGQAYCYTGMCLTLEQQCRSLWGRDSRPAPDLCFKKVNEAGDMYGNCGKDLFGKYKSCKDRDAQCGKIQCLTSASKPIENNAVRIETTVSVGNKKIQCMGTHVYKAGQVDEEAQGDTLDPGLVMTGTKCGADSICFNGECRNASFLQADECNAKCHGHGLCNNNHNCHCDTGWAPPLCDQRGSGGSVDSGPVVSHSNLLPVLLVLPLVLFVVLAAVGLWCCYKHKLQSLKTSAPPPVPDSVPAEGKQLYADGHVNGHANPAFLLKKQDSDHLGKSSPRSSPSCPPRSRHAIVRPAVKPPPVPAYAAGQNEQMAQLQPVAAPQRQHSPQAYTPTLLKSGKRQNQPPPSSSGPPSLPSLDTKTHSPHSAVSKPRPAPPSRPPPPCPVNKLSVEQQQMKGLQVSTNALQRGKAALALPAGQKKPSRT
- the adam19b gene encoding disintegrin and metalloproteinase domain-containing protein 19 isoform X2; the protein is MRPGARPPPLHAVQSSVCLCLTVVVLCVEAAVSEGGVYNGENKQASLRSILEHVQSYEITSPTWLHPHRRRRSANKEHPAEALVLISAEGRELRLHLEKNEQLLAPGYQEIWYTPDGARKSSSPASTGHCFYHGEVLGMEGSSVAVSTCSGLRGLISLNASVSYLIEPLPASSDAQQHAVFRAESLHLPGGSCLHHHGNREHEEGLNDFIHGMMSPRRLRREKRDLNQNMKYVELLIVADKAEFDKHGSSLEKTKLKLLEAANLVDKYYKALSIRVALIGLEVWSSQDMSSVSDNPHATLAAFLSWRRKQLSVLPNDNAQLITGRAFQGTTIGLAPLKAMCSDYQSGGVNTDHSESAVGVAATMAHEMGHNFGMSHDSTGCCQARAEDGGCIMAAATGHPFPRVFNDCNQKELKSYLSSGGGKCLFNMPNTRAMYGGQRCGNGYLEDGEECDCGEEEECTSPCCNANNCTLKAGAECAHGVCCHNCKLKSPGVLCRAPSGSCDLPEYCDGKAESCPANFYLVDGTACASGQAYCYTGMCLTLEQQCRSLWGRDSRPAPDLCFKKVNEAGDMYGNCGKDLFGKYKSCKDRDAQCGKIQCLTSASKPIENNAVRIETTVSVGNKKIQCMGTHVYKAGQVDEEAQGDTLDPGLVMTGTKCGADSICFNGECRNASFLQADECNAKCHGHGLCNNNHNCHCDTGWAPPLCDQRGSGGSVDSGPVVSHSNLLPVLLVLPLVLFVVLAAVGLWCCYKHKLQSLKTSAPPPVPDSVPAEGKQLYADGHVNGHANPAFLLKKQDSDHLGKSSPRSSPSCPPRSRHAIVRPAVKPPPVPAYAAGQNEQMAQLQPVAAPQRQHSPQAYTPTLLKSGKRQNQPPPSSSGPPSLPSLDTKTHSPHSAVSKPRPAPPSRPPPPCPVNKLSEQQQMKGLQVSTNALQRGKAALALPAGQKKPSRT